The Pygocentrus nattereri isolate fPygNat1 chromosome 2, fPygNat1.pri, whole genome shotgun sequence genome has a window encoding:
- the LOC108413328 gene encoding E3 ubiquitin-protein ligase TRIM39-like isoform X1, whose amino-acid sequence MASSSSVLSEDQLQCSICLDVFTDPVTTPCGHNFCRVCLKECWDSSSRCKCPLCMEEFFRRPELRVNTFISGLATQFKKSVQVKSSRAPEKRPSKVKKVLCDYCSEGAVKSCLDCGVSYCETHLMPHKTAVKLKKHKMMDPVENLEDYSCQKHERPLELFCRDDQMYVCQFCTETDHKAHSTVPIEEEGREKKTKLMKTQVEVQQMIQDRLKKTEEIKQSVKLNKKSSEKEKADSVEVFRALLHCIERSQAELLEVMEEKQKAAERQAEEFIKELEQEITELKRRDTELEQLSHTEDHLHLLQVYPSLCSPPPTKNWTDVRINTHLKLETLRRALIQLQEEINKEMENLPEIKLKRIQQYVVDVTLDPDTAHPSLVMSDDGKQVRDGDTEEKVPDTPERFDECVSVLGKEGFSSGRFYYEVQVSGKSEWELGVTTKSSNRKGEITLSPENGYWTVWLRNKTRYKALDTRPVLLSLKQAPQKVGVFVDYEEGLVSFYDVEARSHIYSFTGQSFTEKLYPYFSPGLNNEGKNSATLIIMPLELYN is encoded by the exons ATGGCTTCCTCCAGCAGTGTCCTGTCTGAAGATCAGCTCCAGTGCTCCATCTGTCTGGACGTGTTCACTGATCCAGTCACGACTCCATGTGGACACAACTTCTGCAGGGTCTGTCTCAAAGAGTGCTGGGACAGCAGTTCACGCTGCAAGTGTCCACTTTGCATGGAGGAATTCTTCAGAAGACCAGAGCTACGTGTGAATACGTTCATCTCTGGACTGGCTACTCAGTTCAAGAAGTCAGTTCAGGTGAAATCCAGCAGAGCTCCAGAGAAGCGTCCATCCAAAGTTAAGAAAGTTCTGTGTGACTACTGTAGTGAGGGAGCAGTAAAGTCCTGTCTGGACTGTGGAGTCTCTTACTGTGAGACTCATCTGATGCCTCATAAAACCGCAGTTAAACTCAAGAAGCACAAAATGATGGACCCtgtggagaacctggaggactACAGCTGCCAGAAACATGAGAGACCCCTGGAGCTGTTCTGTAGAGACGACCAGATGTATGTatgtcagttctgcactgaaaCAGACCACAAGGCTCACAGCACTGTTCCTATAGAGGAGGAGGGTCGAGAGAAGAAG ACTAAGCTGATGAAGACACAAGTAGAAGTTCAGCAGATGATCCAAGACCGACTGAAGAAGACTGAGGAAATCAAACAATCTGTAAAACTCAATAAA AAAAgctcagagaaggagaaagcagaCAGTGTGGAGGTCTTCAGAGCTCTGCTGCActgcattgagagaagccaggcGGAGCTGCTTGAGGTGatggaggagaagcagaaagcaGCAGAGAGGCAGGCTGAAGAGTTCATTAAAGAGCTGGAGCAGGAAATCActgagctaaagaggagagacactgagctggagcagctctCCCACACTGAggaccacctccacctcctacAG GTTTACCCGTCCCTCTGCAGCCCTCCACCCACCAAGAACTGGACTGACGTCAGGATTAACACTCATCTGAAGTTGGAGACTCTGAGGAGAGCTCTGATTCAGCTTCAGGAAGAGATCAATAAGGAGATGGAGAACCTTCCTGAGATCA AACTGAAGAGAATTCAACAATATGTAG TGGATGTGACTCTGGATCCTGACACTGCTCATCCCTCCCTCGTCATGTCTGATGATGGGAAACAAGTGCGAGATGGAGACACAGAAGAGAAAGTTCCTGACACCCCAGAGAGGTTTGATGAATGTGTCTCTGTGCTGGGAAAGGAGGGGTTCTCCTCAGGGAGATTTTACTATGAGGTTCAGGTCAGCGGGAAGAGTGAGTGGGAATTAGGAGTGACCACAAAGTCCAGTAACAGGAAGGGAGAGATTACACTGAGTCCTGAGAACGGGTACTGGACTGTGTGGCTGAGAAACAAAACTCGATATAAAGCTCTGGACACTCGCCCTGTCCTTCTCTCCTTGAAACAGGCTCCCCAGAAGGTGGGGGTGTTTGTGGATTATGAGGAGGGTCTGGTCTCCTTCTATGACGTTGAGGCCAGGTCTCATATCTACTCTTTCACTGGTCAGTCTTTCACTGAGAAACTCTATCCATACTTCAGCCCTGGTCTCAATAATGAAGGGAAAAACTCAGCAACGCTGATCATCATGCCTCTTGAACTTTATAACTGA
- the LOC108413328 gene encoding tripartite motif-containing protein 16-like isoform X2, with product MASSSSVLSEDQLQCSICLDVFTDPVTTPCGHNFCRVCLKECWDSSSRCKCPLCMEEFFRRPELRVNTFISGLATQFKKSVQVKSSRAPEKRPSKVKKVLCDYCSEGAVKSCLDCGVSYCETHLMPHKTAVKLKKHKMMDPVENLEDYSCQKHERPLELFCRDDQMYVCQFCTETDHKAHSTVPIEEEGREKKTKLMKTQVEVQQMIQDRLKKTEEIKQSVKLNKKSSEKEKADSVEVFRALLHCIERSQAELLEVMEEKQKAAERQAEEFIKELEQEITELKRRDTELEQLSHTEDHLHLLQVYPSLCSPPPTKNWTDVRINTHLKLETLRRALIQLQEEINKEMENLPEIKLKRIQQYVVDVTLDPDTAHPSLVMSDDGKQVRDGDTEEKVPDTPERLPRRWGCLWIMRRVWSPSMTLRPGLISTLSLVSLSLRNSIHTSALVSIMKGKTQQR from the exons ATGGCTTCCTCCAGCAGTGTCCTGTCTGAAGATCAGCTCCAGTGCTCCATCTGTCTGGACGTGTTCACTGATCCAGTCACGACTCCATGTGGACACAACTTCTGCAGGGTCTGTCTCAAAGAGTGCTGGGACAGCAGTTCACGCTGCAAGTGTCCACTTTGCATGGAGGAATTCTTCAGAAGACCAGAGCTACGTGTGAATACGTTCATCTCTGGACTGGCTACTCAGTTCAAGAAGTCAGTTCAGGTGAAATCCAGCAGAGCTCCAGAGAAGCGTCCATCCAAAGTTAAGAAAGTTCTGTGTGACTACTGTAGTGAGGGAGCAGTAAAGTCCTGTCTGGACTGTGGAGTCTCTTACTGTGAGACTCATCTGATGCCTCATAAAACCGCAGTTAAACTCAAGAAGCACAAAATGATGGACCCtgtggagaacctggaggactACAGCTGCCAGAAACATGAGAGACCCCTGGAGCTGTTCTGTAGAGACGACCAGATGTATGTatgtcagttctgcactgaaaCAGACCACAAGGCTCACAGCACTGTTCCTATAGAGGAGGAGGGTCGAGAGAAGAAG ACTAAGCTGATGAAGACACAAGTAGAAGTTCAGCAGATGATCCAAGACCGACTGAAGAAGACTGAGGAAATCAAACAATCTGTAAAACTCAATAAA AAAAgctcagagaaggagaaagcagaCAGTGTGGAGGTCTTCAGAGCTCTGCTGCActgcattgagagaagccaggcGGAGCTGCTTGAGGTGatggaggagaagcagaaagcaGCAGAGAGGCAGGCTGAAGAGTTCATTAAAGAGCTGGAGCAGGAAATCActgagctaaagaggagagacactgagctggagcagctctCCCACACTGAggaccacctccacctcctacAG GTTTACCCGTCCCTCTGCAGCCCTCCACCCACCAAGAACTGGACTGACGTCAGGATTAACACTCATCTGAAGTTGGAGACTCTGAGGAGAGCTCTGATTCAGCTTCAGGAAGAGATCAATAAGGAGATGGAGAACCTTCCTGAGATCA AACTGAAGAGAATTCAACAATATGTAG TGGATGTGACTCTGGATCCTGACACTGCTCATCCCTCCCTCGTCATGTCTGATGATGGGAAACAAGTGCGAGATGGAGACACAGAAGAGAAAGTTCCTGACACCCCAGAGAG GCTCCCCAGAAGGTGGGGGTGTTTGTGGATTATGAGGAGGGTCTGGTCTCCTTCTATGACGTTGAGGCCAGGTCTCATATCTACTCTTTCACTGGTCAGTCTTTCACTGAGAAACTCTATCCATACTTCAGCCCTGGTCTCAATAATGAAGGGAAAAACTCAGCAACGCTGA